In Rhodospirillum rubrum ATCC 11170, a genomic segment contains:
- the lpxB gene encoding lipid-A-disaccharide synthase, translated as MTTTDQDQGPLIYIIAGEPSGDQLGAQIMRGLKIETAGRVRFAGIGGEQMAEEGLNSLVPLTELAVMGFLEVIPSALRILRRLRQTLADIALKRPDAVVTIDSWGFTGRIHAGLKKAGNPAVRLHYVAPMVWAWNAGRVHHVAARVDHLMCLWPFEPPLFEAAGLASSHVGHPVIETPAGAGNGPAFRQAHDIAAEAPLLVVLPGSRRGEVRRLLPVFAAAVEKLADRHPDLRVVIPTLTYLRSYLLDETASWPVEVSVVTGQSGKFDAFAAANAAIAASGTVSLELAMAGTPHLIAYRVNGLTAEIAKRLVTVRFADMVNILLDRPAIPELLQTECTPAKLAETAERLMTDETTRRDQRAAMAEAVSQLGGRDDPPSRRAARLILSKIALERDGEKCARFSPKIPL; from the coding sequence ATGACCACGACAGACCAGGATCAGGGACCGCTGATCTATATCATCGCCGGCGAGCCCTCGGGGGATCAACTGGGCGCCCAGATCATGCGCGGGCTCAAGATCGAGACCGCCGGCCGGGTCCGCTTCGCCGGCATCGGCGGTGAACAGATGGCCGAAGAGGGGCTGAACAGTCTGGTTCCGCTGACGGAACTGGCGGTGATGGGCTTTTTGGAAGTCATCCCCAGCGCGCTGCGCATTCTGCGGCGCCTTCGCCAGACCCTTGCCGATATCGCCCTCAAGCGCCCCGATGCGGTGGTGACCATCGATTCCTGGGGCTTTACCGGGCGCATTCATGCTGGCCTGAAAAAGGCCGGCAACCCGGCGGTGCGCCTCCATTATGTCGCGCCGATGGTCTGGGCCTGGAACGCCGGCCGTGTGCATCATGTCGCCGCCCGGGTTGACCATCTGATGTGCCTGTGGCCATTCGAGCCGCCTTTGTTTGAGGCCGCCGGTCTGGCCAGCAGCCATGTCGGTCATCCGGTGATCGAAACCCCGGCCGGGGCGGGCAATGGCCCGGCCTTTCGCCAAGCCCATGATATCGCCGCCGAGGCCCCCCTGCTTGTCGTTCTGCCGGGCAGCCGGCGCGGCGAGGTGCGGCGCCTGCTGCCGGTCTTCGCCGCCGCTGTCGAGAAACTGGCCGACCGCCACCCCGATCTGCGGGTGGTTATTCCGACCCTGACCTATCTGCGCAGCTATTTGCTCGATGAAACCGCCTCCTGGCCGGTCGAGGTCAGCGTGGTCACCGGGCAAAGCGGCAAGTTCGACGCCTTCGCCGCCGCCAACGCGGCGATCGCCGCCTCGGGAACCGTCAGCCTGGAACTGGCGATGGCCGGAACCCCCCATCTCATCGCCTATCGGGTGAACGGATTGACGGCCGAGATCGCCAAGCGGCTGGTGACGGTGCGCTTCGCCGATATGGTCAACATCCTGTTGGACCGCCCGGCGATCCCCGAATTGCTCCAGACCGAATGCACCCCGGCCAAACTGGCCGAGACCGCCGAAAGGCTGATGACCGACGAAACCACGCGCCGCGACCAGCGCGCCGCCATGGCCGAAGCGGTCAGTCAGCTGGGCGGACGGGATGATCCCCCCTCGCGCCGCGCCGCCCGCCTGATCTTGTCCAAGATCGCCCTAGAGCGGGATGGCGAAAAGTGTGCGCGGTTTTCGCCTAAGATCCCGCTCTAA
- the gltA gene encoding citrate synthase encodes MTDSKQTVTLVDNRSGKSYEFPILSGSTGPDVVDIRKFYTETGMFTYDPGYTSTGSCSSAVTYIDGDAGILLHRGYAIEDLAMHCDFTEVAYLLLRGELPTAPKKTEFEKIITYHTMVHEQLHKFYDGFRRDAHPMAVMCGVVGALSAFYHDSIDITDPIQRMIAQHRLVAKMPTIAAWAYKYSQGQPFMYPRNNLTYAENFLHMMFATPCEEYKVSPVLARAMDRILILHADHEQNASTSTVRLAGSSGANPFACIAAGIASLWGPAHGGANEAVLKMLTEIGSPDRVDDFVKKAKDKNDPFRLMGFGHRVYKNYDPRAKIMAATCHEVLDELGIVDEPLLEIAMRLEKIALEDEYFIEKKLYPNVDFYSGIIFRAIGIPTSMFTCLFALARTVGWISQWKEMIEDPDQKIGRPRQLYNGATKRDFLPMDKR; translated from the coding sequence ATGACGGACTCCAAGCAAACCGTGACCCTTGTCGACAACCGCTCAGGAAAAAGTTACGAATTTCCCATCCTGAGCGGTTCGACCGGGCCCGATGTGGTAGATATTCGCAAGTTCTACACGGAAACGGGGATGTTCACCTACGATCCGGGCTATACCTCGACGGGCAGCTGTTCCTCCGCCGTGACCTATATCGACGGCGACGCCGGCATCCTGCTCCACCGTGGCTATGCCATCGAAGACCTTGCCATGCACTGCGACTTTACCGAAGTCGCCTATCTTTTGCTGCGCGGCGAATTGCCGACGGCGCCCAAGAAGACCGAGTTCGAGAAGATCATCACCTATCACACGATGGTCCACGAACAGCTGCACAAGTTCTATGACGGCTTCCGCCGCGATGCCCATCCGATGGCCGTCATGTGCGGCGTGGTCGGGGCGCTCTCGGCCTTCTATCACGACAGCATCGACATCACCGATCCGATCCAGCGCATGATCGCCCAGCACCGGCTGGTGGCGAAGATGCCGACGATCGCCGCCTGGGCCTATAAGTACTCCCAGGGCCAGCCCTTCATGTATCCGCGCAACAACCTGACCTACGCGGAAAACTTCCTGCACATGATGTTCGCCACCCCGTGCGAGGAATACAAGGTCAGCCCGGTTCTGGCCCGCGCCATGGACCGCATCCTGATCTTGCATGCCGACCACGAGCAGAACGCCTCGACCTCGACCGTGCGGCTGGCCGGATCGTCGGGGGCCAATCCCTTCGCCTGTATCGCCGCCGGCATCGCCTCGCTGTGGGGCCCCGCCCATGGCGGCGCCAATGAGGCCGTGCTGAAGATGCTGACCGAGATCGGCAGCCCCGATCGCGTTGACGACTTCGTCAAGAAAGCCAAGGACAAGAACGATCCGTTCCGTCTGATGGGCTTTGGTCACCGCGTTTACAAAAATTACGACCCGCGCGCCAAGATCATGGCCGCGACCTGCCACGAAGTGCTCGACGAGCTTGGCATCGTCGACGAGCCGCTGCTTGAAATCGCCATGCGGCTGGAAAAGATCGCGCTGGAAGACGAATACTTCATCGAAAAGAAGCTCTATCCCAACGTCGATTTCTATTCCGGCATCATCTTCCGCGCCATCGGCATCCCGACCTCGATGTTCACCTGCCTGTTCGCCCTGGCGCGCACCGTTGGCTGGATCAGCCAGTGGAAGGAAATGATCGAGGACCCCGACCAGAAGATCGGCCGGCCGCGCCAGCTGTACAATGGCGCCACCAAACGCGACTTCCTGCCGATGGACAAGCGCTAA
- the gltX gene encoding glutamate--tRNA ligase — translation MTVVTRFAPSPTGFLHIGGARTALFNWLFARHHGGRFLLRIEDTDRVRSTPEAVAAIFDGLEWLGLDWDEEPTFQFARAARHAEAAHELVAKGLAYRCYCTPDELTAMREEQKAKGLPPRYNGLWRDRDPSEAPAGVAPVIRLKAPQDGETTITDSVQGAVTVANNQLDDMILLRSDGTPTYMLSVVVDDHDMGVTHVIRGDDHLTNAFRQTQLYWALGWETPVFAHIPLIHGADGAKLSKRHGALGAEAYRDMGFLPEALRNYLVRLGWAHGDDEVFTTEQAVEWFSLESIGRSPSRFDMQKLTALNGSYMRETDDDRLTALLVPRLESTLGLDIPAAGHALLRAGMAGLKERAKTLVELADLAAFYVRPRPLAIDAKAEKALDDEGRTILAALIDKLDDFSPWTRDSLENLARVMSEERGVKLGKVAQPIRAALTGSTVSPPIFEVMEILGPDETLGRLRDAQSHS, via the coding sequence ATGACCGTCGTCACCCGTTTTGCGCCCTCGCCCACCGGTTTCCTGCATATCGGCGGCGCCCGTACCGCCCTGTTCAACTGGTTGTTCGCCCGCCATCACGGTGGCCGCTTCCTGTTGCGCATCGAAGACACGGACCGCGTGCGATCCACCCCCGAGGCGGTGGCGGCGATTTTCGATGGTTTGGAATGGCTGGGGCTGGATTGGGACGAAGAGCCGACCTTCCAGTTCGCCCGCGCCGCCCGCCATGCCGAAGCCGCCCACGAGCTGGTGGCCAAGGGTCTGGCCTATCGCTGCTATTGCACCCCCGACGAGTTGACGGCGATGCGCGAGGAGCAGAAAGCCAAGGGCCTGCCGCCGCGCTATAACGGCCTGTGGCGCGATCGCGATCCCTCCGAGGCCCCCGCTGGCGTCGCCCCGGTGATCCGCCTCAAGGCGCCCCAGGACGGCGAGACGACGATCACCGATTCCGTTCAAGGGGCGGTGACGGTCGCCAACAACCAGCTTGACGACATGATCTTGCTGCGCAGCGACGGCACGCCGACCTATATGCTCTCGGTGGTGGTCGATGACCACGACATGGGGGTAACCCATGTCATTCGCGGCGACGATCACCTGACCAACGCCTTCCGCCAGACCCAGCTCTACTGGGCCCTGGGATGGGAGACGCCGGTCTTCGCCCATATTCCGCTGATCCACGGCGCCGATGGCGCCAAGCTGTCCAAGCGCCATGGCGCGCTGGGCGCCGAGGCCTATCGCGACATGGGCTTCCTGCCCGAGGCCTTGCGCAATTATCTGGTCCGCCTGGGCTGGGCCCATGGCGACGACGAGGTGTTCACCACCGAACAGGCCGTCGAATGGTTCAGCCTGGAAAGCATCGGCCGCTCGCCCTCGCGCTTCGATATGCAGAAGCTCACGGCGCTCAACGGGTCGTATATGCGCGAAACCGATGACGACCGCCTGACCGCCCTGCTCGTTCCCCGACTCGAATCCACCTTGGGCCTCGACATCCCGGCCGCCGGCCATGCCCTGTTGCGGGCGGGAATGGCCGGGCTGAAGGAGCGGGCCAAGACCCTGGTCGAACTGGCCGACCTCGCCGCCTTCTATGTCCGGCCGCGCCCTTTGGCGATCGACGCCAAGGCCGAAAAGGCCCTTGATGACGAGGGGCGGACGATCCTGGCCGCCCTGATCGACAAGCTTGATGACTTCTCCCCGTGGACGCGCGACTCCTTGGAAAATCTCGCGCGCGTAATGTCCGAGGAACGCGGGGTGAAATTGGGCAAGGTCGCCCAGCCCATCCGCGCGGCGCTGACCGGCAGCACGGTCTCGCCGCCGATCTTCGAGGTCATGGAAATCCTTGGCCCCGACGAGACTCTCGGGCGTCTTCGCGACGCCCAAAGCCACTCCTAA
- a CDS encoding ComEC/Rec2 family competence protein, translating into MRKQSEDDGQKEAGGVASFDEEEDIDPGPRIGPLARLLVAERAVWALWLPVALGLGIALYFSLKTEPPAWVAPAVLALLALASPHVRARDGLTAASRGVMALVIGFCVAQAWALGVAAPVIEREGRPGLIEGRVVANEPLDRGWRMILDDLTIEGLEAAKTPRRIRLRLHPGQTGGVAPLPGSRIAVLGQLAPPPTPVAPGVFDFARGLWFERIGGVGFALGPLRGRGSLAEGPVPRIRAAIQGWRQGVTARIIAAEPTLHGPLTAALITGEQRAIDPEIQEAMRASGLSHLLAISGLNMSLAAGLMFVLVRGGLALWPRAALLWPIKKLAAAAALAGCAAYLVLSGAGVPAERAFIMTGLVLLAVLVDRTALSMRTLALAGVAVLLIAPESLMGASFQMSFAAVIALIATYGALGPQAGRWRAGGGGGMGRAAALYLGGVALSTVVATVATLPYGAYHFHRVALYGVVANMIAVPLTGFWVMPWCLVLLALMPFGLEGLAMAPLGWGLDGIVAVARWVGGWPGALLAIPDGPGWALGLVSLGGLWLCLWTRPWRLAGVVPILVGMTVPWLTPPPDVLINDEGTLIAVRAAGGQLVFSDFRKARFTREVWGEAFGGAAGEGRFPVAGASADGRLVCDGEGCLYRRPGLVIALPRTLGAAFEDRALADLVIVPFARFASPPPPLAPGRGPGWIIDRGDLIGGGAHALWIADDGQVTLRTVAGERGHRPWTGKPGPGDGAR; encoded by the coding sequence ATGCGCAAGCAAAGTGAGGACGATGGCCAAAAAGAAGCCGGCGGGGTGGCGTCTTTTGACGAGGAGGAGGACATCGATCCGGGGCCAAGGATCGGCCCTCTGGCCCGTCTCCTCGTCGCCGAGCGGGCGGTCTGGGCGCTCTGGCTGCCCGTCGCCCTGGGGCTGGGCATCGCCCTTTATTTCTCCCTGAAAACCGAGCCGCCGGCCTGGGTGGCGCCCGCCGTGTTGGCGCTTCTCGCCCTGGCTTCGCCCCATGTCCGCGCCCGCGATGGCCTGACCGCCGCCAGCCGGGGGGTGATGGCTTTGGTGATCGGGTTTTGTGTCGCCCAGGCCTGGGCCTTGGGCGTCGCCGCCCCGGTGATCGAGCGCGAGGGCCGCCCCGGTCTAATCGAGGGCCGGGTGGTGGCGAACGAGCCGCTTGATCGCGGCTGGCGGATGATCCTTGACGATCTGACCATCGAGGGTCTGGAGGCGGCGAAAACCCCGCGCCGGATCCGCCTGCGCCTCCATCCCGGGCAGACCGGCGGGGTGGCGCCGCTCCCGGGCAGCCGGATCGCCGTGCTTGGCCAACTCGCCCCGCCGCCGACCCCGGTGGCCCCGGGCGTCTTCGATTTCGCTCGGGGGCTGTGGTTCGAGCGCATCGGCGGCGTCGGCTTCGCCCTTGGCCCGCTGCGCGGCCGCGGCAGTCTGGCCGAGGGGCCGGTTCCACGGATCCGCGCCGCCATCCAGGGCTGGCGCCAGGGGGTGACGGCGCGGATCATCGCCGCCGAACCAACCCTGCACGGGCCCTTGACCGCCGCCCTGATCACCGGCGAACAGCGGGCGATCGATCCCGAGATCCAAGAGGCGATGCGGGCTTCGGGATTGTCCCATCTGCTGGCGATTTCCGGCCTCAATATGTCGCTGGCCGCCGGTTTGATGTTCGTGCTGGTGCGCGGCGGGCTGGCGCTGTGGCCGCGCGCCGCCTTGCTGTGGCCGATCAAGAAGCTGGCCGCCGCCGCCGCCCTGGCCGGTTGCGCCGCCTATCTGGTGCTGTCGGGGGCGGGGGTGCCGGCCGAACGGGCCTTCATCATGACCGGTTTGGTCTTGCTGGCGGTGCTGGTCGATCGCACGGCGCTGTCGATGCGCACCCTGGCCCTGGCCGGGGTGGCGGTGTTGCTGATCGCGCCCGAAAGCCTGATGGGGGCGAGTTTCCAGATGTCGTTCGCCGCCGTCATCGCCCTGATCGCCACCTATGGCGCTCTGGGGCCGCAAGCCGGCCGTTGGCGGGCCGGCGGCGGCGGCGGGATGGGGCGGGCCGCGGCGCTTTATCTGGGCGGCGTCGCCCTGTCGACGGTGGTCGCCACCGTGGCGACCCTGCCCTATGGCGCCTATCATTTCCATCGGGTGGCGCTTTACGGGGTGGTCGCCAATATGATCGCCGTGCCGCTGACCGGTTTTTGGGTGATGCCCTGGTGTTTGGTGCTGCTGGCCCTGATGCCCTTCGGGCTGGAAGGCTTGGCGATGGCGCCTTTGGGCTGGGGGCTGGACGGCATCGTCGCCGTCGCCCGCTGGGTGGGCGGCTGGCCCGGAGCCCTGCTGGCGATTCCCGATGGACCGGGTTGGGCGCTGGGGCTGGTTAGCCTGGGCGGCTTGTGGCTCTGCCTGTGGACGCGGCCCTGGCGGCTGGCCGGGGTGGTGCCGATCCTGGTTGGCATGACCGTGCCGTGGCTGACGCCGCCCCCCGATGTGCTGATCAACGACGAGGGCACCCTGATCGCCGTGCGGGCGGCCGGCGGTCAGCTGGTCTTCAGCGATTTCCGCAAGGCGCGCTTCACCCGCGAGGTCTGGGGGGAGGCCTTTGGCGGAGCGGCGGGCGAGGGGCGCTTTCCGGTGGCCGGCGCCTCGGCCGATGGCCGGCTGGTTTGTGATGGCGAAGGCTGCCTGTACCGGCGCCCGGGGCTCGTTATCGCCCTGCCGCGCACCCTGGGCGCGGCCTTTGAAGACAGGGCCCTGGCCGATCTGGTGATCGTACCCTTCGCCCGCTTCGCGTCCCCCCCGCCCCCCCTTGCCCCCGGGCGCGGGCCGGGGTGGATCATCGATCGCGGCGATCTGATCGGCGGCGGCGCCCATGCCCTGTGGATCGCCGATGACGGCCAAGTGACCCTGCGCACGGTCGCCGGCGAGCGCGGACACCGCCCCTGGACCGGGAAACCGGGTCCAGGCGACGGGGCGCGTTAG
- a CDS encoding PhoH family protein: protein MAKRTAAVVQSLPSSAWDPLDEGRRDQSYLKTVKPRTTNQDLLMRAIDSHPLTMALGPAGTGKTYLAVAKAVEALTSGQIARIVITRPVVEAGESLGFLPGDINEKMDPWMRPIYDALSDRLGAKQVRQMVKDGTVEVAPLAYMRGRTISRSFLVVDEAQNMTFMQIKMLLTRLGWHSTMVVTGDPDQSDLLPGVSGLDDAVRRLEPLEDVAIVRLGAEDIVRHPLVAAMMPLLA from the coding sequence ATGGCCAAGCGTACCGCCGCCGTCGTGCAGAGCCTTCCAAGCTCCGCCTGGGATCCCCTCGACGAGGGTCGCCGCGACCAGAGCTATCTGAAGACCGTCAAGCCCCGCACCACCAATCAAGACCTGTTGATGCGGGCCATCGACAGCCATCCGCTGACCATGGCGCTGGGGCCGGCGGGCACCGGAAAAACCTATCTGGCGGTGGCCAAGGCGGTGGAGGCGCTTACCTCCGGGCAGATCGCCCGCATCGTCATCACCCGCCCGGTGGTCGAGGCCGGGGAAAGCCTTGGCTTCCTGCCCGGCGACATCAACGAGAAGATGGACCCGTGGATGCGCCCGATCTATGACGCGCTGTCGGATCGCCTGGGCGCCAAACAGGTGCGCCAGATGGTTAAGGACGGCACGGTCGAGGTCGCGCCCTTGGCCTATATGCGCGGGCGCACCATCTCGCGCAGCTTCCTGGTGGTCGATGAAGCCCAGAACATGACCTTCATGCAGATCAAGATGCTGCTGACCCGCCTGGGCTGGCATTCGACCATGGTGGTGACCGGCGATCCCGACCAATCCGATTTGCTGCCCGGGGTTTCCGGCCTGGATGACGCGGTGCGCCGGCTTGAACCCCTGGAAGACGTCGCCATCGTCCGCCTGGGGGCCGAGGATATCGTCCGCCATCCCTTGGTCGCGGCGATGATGCCGCTGCTGGCCTGA